AGGATAGCGAACCGATCGTGATCGATGGGGCGCACCGTCACCTCGACGGGTTCGTACTCCCCTTCGAACTCCCCGGCTTTGAAGACGAACCACCGCCCCATTTTGCGTATCACGGCGGTTCTGGGCAGTACCAGCACCGTTTTGGGGGCCGTTTCGGCACGGACGGTGGCGAACATACCCGGAATCAACCTCTTTTCAGGGTTGGCCACATCCAGCCGCACCGTCGCGAGCGCCGTTTCGGGCTCGATGCGCGGATAGAGATAGGGGTGTTTTCCCACGAAGGTCTTGGGCAGGCTCCGGGTGGTGATGCGAAAGCTTTTGGCCTGCATCACCGGCACGATGTCGGATTCGCTCACTTTGGCTTCGACGCGAATGCGCGAGAGCCCCACAATGCGAAAGAGCGGCGATTTGGATTTGAAGGCGCCACCTTCGAGGATATGCTTTTCGAAAAGATAGCCGTTGGCCGGTGCATAGATCTGCGTCAGCGGGTCGGCCTTGCGGTGGCGCTTCACCCGGTCGATTTCGGATTTGGAAACGCCAAGCAGTTGCAGTTTGCGTCTGGCACTGGCGACCATCCCCCTGGCCGGCGCTTTTTTGGCGTAGCGCAGGGCGTTTAGGTACTCTTCCTTGGCTTTGAAGACAGCCGGTGCATAGACTTTGGCGAGAGGTTCGCCCCGTTTGACGGGTGCATAGAGGCTCTTTTTGTAAAGCTTCACCACATAGCCGTCGAATCTCGGCGATACGTTGACGATTCGCTCTTCGTCGGCGACGAAGAGGCCGTAGAAGGTTTTGGAAAATCGGATCGTCTCTTTTTTCACCTGCGTCGTTTGGACATTGAAAAGCTGCTCCACGCTCGGCTGTTCGGCCAGCAGCGACAGGGGCAACAGCAAGGTTCCTATCAGCCATTTTTTCATCGTTTTTCTCCCAAAGTGGCGTCGATTTGCGCCACGGTACGGTAGTAGTCGGCCTTCGCTTCGATCATTTGCGCCTGAAGATTCAGCTTCTGTTCGACAAGGTCGACGAATTTATACAGATCACCGCCGGCGGCGATGTCGGAGCGGATCAGATCGAACATATGGTCGATCTTCGGGAGGCTCTCTTTTTCTATGAGCCGTGCCACTTCCGATGCGCTCCGGGCTTTGGCGTGGAGTTTTTCCAGTTCGGCCAGCAGTTTTTGGCGGGTATCGATCACCTCGCTTTGTCGTGCCAGAAGTCTGGCTCGCCGCTCCTCGACGATACTTCGTTCCGTTCCGTAGATGGGCAGGGCGAAACCGACCCCGACGGAGAGGTAGTCTTCGTAGGATTCGCGGTGATAGTAGCCCACTTTGACGACCGGATCGATGGCGGTACGAAGTTTGTCGAAAGCCAACCTTTTGTCGACGATCGCTTTCTGGGCGATTCGGGTTTGCAGGTCGGGACTGCGATCGATGCGTTTTATCAGTCTGTCGAGGCTCGGTAGCGCTTTTTGGGGCAGGTCGATGCGCAGATCGTCGATTTTTTGAAAAGCCAGGTACGACAGCAGCGCCAGACGCTTCGAACGCTCGGCACGCAGCTTCGCAAGCGTTACGCGCAGGCGGGTGAGCACCAGCTCGGCCGACATGATGCCCATATGGGCTTTGCCCGATTCGCCCGATGCGGTGTAGGCTTCGTAAAGATCGACGTTTTGGCGCGTCAGTGCCATCGTCTTTTTCGTCAAATCGATAAGGCGGTCGATTTTCCACAGATCGTACGCCGTTTGTCGGATGCGTGACACCAGCACCGCTTCCGCCGCCTCTTTCGTGGCAAACAGCATGGCCTTCTTCGCCGCTTCGATCGCCTCTTTCGCGTCACGCTTGCCGAACCACGGAAACTTCTGGGTGATCGTGACGGCCTGGGTCTGCATCGGCTCCAAAGAGCGGTTGGTGAAGTCGTCGAGGCGAAGATTGTTGACGGAGAGTCCCAGCAGAGGATTGTCGAAATTTTTCGCCCGCTTCAGCGCATAGTCGCTGGCGGCGATGCGCTCTTCGATGGCTTGCAGGCTCGGGTGCTTCGCCAATGCCGAATCGATGAGCTGCCGCAACGTCGTTGCCTCCGCGAAAAGGGCGAAAAGCAGCCAGAATAGAAGCGGTCGCATCATTGGCCTACAGATTCAGAGAGGTTTTGAGGCGATACTTCTTGCTCGCCGGTGTGGTGATAAAGATATGCACCTGCCAGGTACCGCCCATCGCGGCGTTGAAGGTGGCTTCATACGTACCGCCTCCTGTTGGTTTGGCGATGGTTTTGCTCTCCATGTAGGGCATGCCCGGCATGGCGGGCATGAAGATTTTCAGTGCCACTTTGGCGTTTTGAAGGGGTTTTCCGCTTTTGAGAACTTCGAGTTTCAAGTGGTTGTTTCCCACCGTCAGCGGCTTGTCGGAAATCATTACCACTTTCATCGACCGGTATTTCACCTCTTTTTGAAAAGCTGCCGCATGGAGGGTTATGGCCGCTGCTACCATGGCGACGAGCACCGTTTTGATTTTGTTTTGCATTTTTCGATCCTTTCGAATGGGTTTTCTCGGTGCCATTGTAAGGATTGGACGTGCAAAGAGTGTGGAATGGATGTACACACATCTTCCACATAATCTGGATAACATTGCAAATAATCACGTACAGGAGTCAATCGATGTCGAAAATGACAAGAAGAACCTTTTTGCAAAGTGCTGCCGTGGCGACACTCTTATATGGCGTGTCTCCGACACGCTCTCTCGCCGATGGTGGAGAGAATGATGGGATCGGTGCCACCACAGGCAGCCCTTCGATCCTGAAGGGCAACACGTTTCACCTGACCATCGACCGGACGGTCGTGAACATCACCGGCAAACCCGCCATCGCCACGACGGTCAATGGGACGATGCCCGGGCCCACGCTGGTATGGCGGGAAGGGGAAGAGGTTACGATCCACGTCACCAACCGCCTGCCCGTCTCCACCTCCATCCACTGGCACGGCATCATCCTGCCGCCGGAGATGGACGGGGTTCCCGACATCAGTTTCGACGGGATCGCACCGGGTGAAACCTTCACCTACTGTTTCAAGGTAAAGCAGCACGGCACCTACTGGTACCACTCCCACAGCGGATTCCAGGAGCAGACCGGGCTGCATGGAGCGTTGGTCATTCTTCCACGAAATCCCGGTGACGAACCCTTCGAATACGACCGGGACTATGTGATTGCCCTTTCGGACTGGAGCGACGAAAAGCCCGAATCGATCTATCGGAAACTCAAAATCCAGAGCGACTACTACAACTTCAACCAGCGAACCGTCGGAGACTTCTTTCACGAAGTGGCCGAAAAAGGGTTCGTCGAAGCCTTCAAAGCCCGTAAGATGTGGAACGAGATGCGTATGAGTGATAGGGATCTCTCCGACGTCACCGCCTACACCTATACCTTTTTGATGAACGGCCGCACCGATGCCCAGGATTGGCACGCCCTTTTCAGACCCGGCGAAAAGGTGCGGCTGCGCTTCATCAACCAATCGGCGATGACCATCTTCGACGTGCGCATTCCTGGGCTGAAAATGCGCGTCGTGGCAGCCGACGGCAACCCGGTGCAGCCGGTGGATGTGGAGGAATTCCGTATCGCCGTGGCGGAGAGTTACGATGTCATCGTCGAACCCGAAGAGGGGAGCTACTGCCTCTTCGCCCAGAGCATCGACCGCTCGGGATTTGTCGGGGGCACCCTTTCGAGTCGAAACGGCGTCCGGGCGAAACGGCCCCCGATGGAGAAGCCGCAATCCTTGACGATGGCGGACATGGGCATGGGTGGCTGGAGATCCACCGGCGGCATGAGCCATGAAACGATGAAGATGGACCATGGGAAGATGAAGATGGATATGCCCCACAAAACCCCGTGGCCCGTCACGCCGCTGCCGATGCGAAAAGGGGTCGCATGGACGATGACGGCGATGGATCCCCGCTACCGCCTGGACGACCCGGGCGTGGGGCTGCGCCACAACGGGCGGCGGGTGCTCACCTACGCCGACTTGCGCAACTACCGCTCCACCGCCGACGACCCGAAGCCCGACCGGGAGATCGTGCTGCACCTGACGGGCAATATGGAGCGCTACATCTGGGCGATCAACGGCATCAAATACGCCGACGCCCAGCCGCTGCGATTTCACTACGGCGAGCGGCTGCGCATCACCTTCATCAACGATACGATGATGCCCCACCCGATGCACCTGCACGGTATGTGGAGCGACCTGGAGACCGGAGACGATACCCGACTGGTTCGCAAACATACGGTCCTTGTCCAACCTGGGGCGAAAATCAGCTATCGCGTCACCGTCGACGCCCGAGGGAGCTGGGCTTACCACTGCCACATGCTCTACCACATGCTCGGCATGTTCAGAAAAGTGGAGGTGGTGTGATGAAAAAGCTGCTGATTTCGACGATGCTGGCCGCATCGCTTTTCGCCGAGATGAACGACGATCCCCTCAGAGCCACGCTGCTTGCCGACCGCCTGGAGTGGCAGGCGACCGACGGCGATCCCGTCGCCTGGGACGTTGCCGCCTATGCAGGCTACGACATCGACAAAATCTACTTCTACTCCGAAGGGGCGGTACAGAGTGACGAAACGGAGAGCGAGAACGAACTGCTCTACAGCCGTGCCGTCACCCCGTTTTGGGACCTGCAGGGAGGCCTGGAGATGGATACGGCAGGGAGTGAGCGCAAGGTTTGGGGCGTATTGGCGATCCAGGGGCTGGCCCCCTATTTCATCGATACCCGTATTCGCCTCAAAATTTCGGACGAAGCGGTCGGGGTCAATTTCGATTTCGAGTACGAAGCGCTGCTGACCCAGCGGCTGATCCTCACGCCCCGTATCGAGATGGAAGCCTACAGCGACGATGTGCCTGCTCTTGGCATCGGCTCGGGCTTCTCATTACTGGCGATGGGATTGCGTCTGCGTTACGAGTTCGTCCGGGAATTCGCCCCCTATGTGGGGGTGGAGTATCTCAACGGGTTTGGAGACACAAAAAAGGTCTATGGCATGAAAGAAGATACCCGCTTCGTCGCCGGCGTGAGGTTCTGGTTTTGATATATAATTAGGGTATCGAACGTAAAGAAGGATTGCAGATGGATGAAAAAATGCACAATCTGGTCATCGTAGGGGCCGGGCCGGCGGGGATCGCGACGGCGGTCGAGAGTTACATATTGGGAATCCGGGATATTCTGCTGCTGGAAAAAGACGAGAACCACAACGCCACGATTCGCAAATACTACAAAGACAACAAACGGGTCGATAAGGATTGGAAAGGGCAGAAGGTGGAGCTGGACGGCAACATCTATTTCGTCGACGGCACCAAGGAGAGCACCCTCGATTTTTTCGACCAGGTACTCGACCATCACTCGGTGGAGCTTCGCACCCACACGGAGGTGCAGAAGATCGTCAAGAAGGATGACCACTTCGAAGTGATCGTCCCCGGTGGGGCGATCAAAAGCCGTTATGTGGTCGTCACGATCGGTCGCATGGGCAAGCCCAACAAACCCGATTACAAAATCCCGCCATCGATACGCAAACGGGTGCACTATACCCTTGATGCCTGTGGCCTTGGAGAGAAAGTGTTGGTGGTGGGTGGTGGCGACTCGGCGATCGAATACGCCGTCGATCTTGCGCACAAAAACGATGTCACCATCTGTTACCGTCGTCAGACGTTTCGTCGTGCCAATCCCACCAACCAGCGCGATATAGCCAACGCCATCGCCCATGGGGAAGTGCGTCCCTATCTTGGTGTCGACATCGAGGGGCTGGAAGAGTCGGAAGATGGGAAAGTACGCGTTCTGTTTACAGAGAGAGATCCGGAAACTTTCGACCGTGTGATCTATGCCATCGGGGGCACGACCCCGAGCGGTTTTCTACAAAGTTCCGGCATTCGCGTCGAAGACGGCAAACCGGTGCACGACGAAAACTACATGACCGACATTCCCGGGCTTTATGTCGCGGGGGACATTACCCAGGAGTCCGGCGGTTCGATCGCTCTTGGGCTCAATCACGGCTACGCAATCGCCCACCATATCATGGCTCATATCAAAAATTGCCCGGAATGCAAACCTCTGCCCATCGTCGAATGATGTGGGCAGACCACTTTTTGTAGGATTGGTTTCAACGCTTCAGGTAGCTTTCAAGTCTATGCATGAATGGTTTGGCTTTTGCTCCTCCGATAATGGCACGACCGACATGTTCGCCGTCAGGTTTTACGATATAAAAAGTGGGAGTACCCATTACCCTGAAGCCTTCGGGAATCTTTTCTTTGTTGATATCGATATCGACTGGAACGAAATGCAACGCAATGAAGTTGGCCAGATCTTCATCTTCGAAGACTTTCTCTTTCATATAGTTGCACATCCGACACGTCTCCTGAGAAAACATGACAAAAACAAGTTTGTTCTCTTTTGCAGCTATCTGTTTGGCATTTTCATAACTTTTTGCCCATTCGAAATCTGCGGCAAAGAGGCTGGAGAGTGCAATCATTGCAACAAGAACCATTTTTTTCATCTGTCAACTCCTTTCCTTTATCGTAAGCATGGATCGGGTGTCGTTCATTATACCGTGTCGAGGGCCAGTTCGATGTCGGCAAGACAGCATCGGCCGCTTGGATTGAGAATCTTGCAACAGCATCCCGAATCTTTTATCCTCGCTTTGATCTCTTCCAATGCGTGGCTTTTTCCGGTGCGGGCTATCTCGTCGGCCATCTTTTCACGGCTCCAGCCGAAACAGTAGCAGAGCATTGCGGGTATGGTGCCTTCCTTGATGCCTACGGGTACCGTGAGGTCATCTTCCCACAGAATGATGTCATCACGGAAATAGACGACGCCGCATTCCGAGGTTTTGCAGAAGCGGAAACCTTCCAGCGTTTCCAGTGCGGCTTTCGCCTCGGACTTGAGAAGGTATTTGAGTGTGACGGCAGGCACGGTTTGGGCAGCTTTGCCGCATTGGGGACACACCGGATTTTCGGCTTGTTGGGGATTGCGGCATTCATGCTTGGTCGGATATTGTTTTTTATCGGACTTGTCAATCATGATTGCTCCTTTTACGCTTTTTTTAGCAGTTGGGCGTTGAGTGCTACGACGACGGTGCTGACAGACATCAAAATCGCGCCGACGGCGGGGTCGATGATGACGCCCCACGGGGCCATGACGCCGGCGGCCAGGGGTATCGCTACGATATTGTAGCCGCTCGCCCACCAGAGGTTCTGCACCATCTTTTTCGTCGTGGCCAGCGAGAGTCTGATGGCGTGAACCACGCTCATCAGATCGCTTTGGGTCAGGATGATGTCGGCACTTTCGATGGCGATATCGGTCCCGGCACCGATGGCGATGCCGATATCGGCCGTCAGGAGTGATGGGGCGTCGTTGATACCGTCTCCCACCATGGCGACGGTTTTGCCATCCTGTTGAATCTTACGAATCAACCGCAGCTTCTCGTCTGGCAGAAGATTGGCCCGGTAGTGGTCGATACCGCATGTTTCGGCCACTTCACGTGCCACGGCTTCGTTGTCACCGGTGAGCATCCACGTTTCGATACCCAGTTCTTTCAATGCGGCGATTGCCTCGACAGAGGTTTCGCGGATGGAATCGGTCAGGAGAATGACTCCGATGACTTCGCCGTCAACGGCCACCCAAACCTTCGTCGATTCGCTCGATTCGAAGGATTTCAAGGTCTCGGGAAGCTTCAGAGACTCTTTGGAAAGAAGCTGCGGTCCGCCCACCATAACGGTATGACCCTGGACGCTCGCTTTGGCTCCGATGCCCGGAAATGCCATGAAATTTTCGGCTGTTTGGGGTGTGATACCCGCCTCCTTGGCGTGATTCACGATCGCTTTTGCGATGATGTGCTCGGAATTTTGTTCGATTGCCGCGGCCATTGCCAGCAGCTTTGATTTGTCATCTTTTGCGATCACATCCGAAACATCCAGCCGCCCTTCGGTGATTGTTCCGGTTTTGTCGAAACAGATGGCATCGATGGTGCGCAGTGTTTCGAACGCCTGGCGGTTTCTGATCAGAATTCCCCGTTTGGCTGCCAAAGAAGTCGATATGGCCACGACCAGTGGGACTGCCAGCCCCAGTGCATGGGGGCAGGCGATAATGAGAACAGTGACACTCCTAAGCACCGCATCCATCGGTGATGCGATCGCGGACCATACAGCGAAGGTGACGGCACCCGTACCGACAGCCCCGTAAAAAAGCCATCCCGCTGCCTTGTTGGCGAGATCTTGTGTTTTGGATCTGCTCGACTGCGCCTCTTTGACCAATTCGATGACCTGGGAGAGATAACTCTCTTTGCCGCTCTTGGTGATCGTGATACGCATAGCCCCGTCGAGGTTGGTGCTTCCCATGAAGACATCGCTGCCCACTTTTTTGTAAACGGGTTTTGATTCGCCGGTCAGGAAGGCTTCGTCGGTCATGCTTTCGCCTTCGACGACCCGACCGTCGGCCGGAATTTTTTCGCCGGGGCGCACCAGTATCGTATCACCTTTGTGCAGAACGTCCACACTTACCTCTTTGAGCGTACCGTCCGGTGAGACACGCATGGCGGTTTTGGGCATCATTTTGACCAGATCCTGCAATGCGTTGGCGGCTCCCAGTACGCTTTTGGCTTCGATATAGTGGCCGATCAGCATAATGTCGATCAGGGTCGCCAGTTCCCAGAAGAACTCTTTGCCGCCCGGCATGACGAGTGACATGGCCGAATAGAAGTAGGCGACACTGATTGCCATTGAAATAAGCGTCATCATGCCGGGTTTTTTGGATTTGATCTCTTCGATCGTCATGGAAAGAAAAGGTTTGCCGCCATAGATATAGACGAATGTCGAAAGGATGAAGATGATCGCTTCGCGATAGGGAATCTGGAGAGAGAAACCGAACCACCCCTGGATCATAGGCGAAAGGACAAGTATCGGGACGGTGACGATGACCGAGACGATGAACCTCCGTTTCATCTCTTCCATATGGTGTCTATGGCCCATCGCAGAGTGGGAAGAATGTTTCCCTGTAGCATGTTCTTCTTGTCGCATTTTTTATCCTTTTTTTCTTCGATATACACAGTATAGAAAAGGAGTGTGTAAAAAATATGGAAACTTCTTGCACATTGGTTACACAATAAGCGCCTACAATTGCACTATCTCAAAACGAAGGATTGAAAATGAAAAAGAGAGCGATGGGCCGAAACAGAGCGATGGCGGTCATTATGGGCGCCATGGCGGCCGGAACGAGCGGAGCTGTCGCCGCGCCAGGGGGCTGCGGTACCGGTAAATGTGGCAGCGGCATGAAAGGCGGCGGTACCGAAATGAACCAGAGCGTTCAGGGTAGATGTGGCGCCAAAATGGGTGAAGAAGCCAAAAAAAAGGCAATGAGAGGCAAATGTGGCTCCGAAATGAAAAAAAATATGACGAGTCAAGATGGTACCGCCAAATGCGGAAGCTCCATGAAATAGAAGGAAATCTCGGATGAAAGGGTGCGGTCTGGGGCTTCGTGATACGTTCGCCGATGAGATTGTGAAGTATGCGGACGTGATCGATTTTCTTGAGGTGGTGCCGGAAAACGCGATGCACATGAACCGTATCGAGGCAAAACGCTTCGAATCCATCCGGGAAAGGTTCGAGATGGTCGCCCACGGTCTTTCCCTTTCACTGGGCGATACGATCCATCTGAACGAAGCGCATCTTGCACGACTGAAGGATTTTCTCGATCGTTACGAGATCGCTCTTTACTCGGAACACCTGAGTTTCACTTCTCTGGATGGGGTGCAGAGCTATGAACTGCTTCCCTTGCCGATGACTTCGGAGATGGTGGATGGCATTGTCGCCAAGATCGACTACGTCCAGGAGTTTCTGCAGCGTCCGCTCGTGATCGAAAACCCGACCTACTATACGGTACTCGAATCGACAATGGAAGAAGCGGAATTTACAGTGGAGATTTTGCGGCGCAGCGGAGCAAAACTGCTGCTGGATGTCAACAACGTCTATGTGAATGCCCACAACCATCGGTTCAATGCGGAGGATTTTTTGGACCGTCTACCCATATCCGAAGTTGCCTACTGTCACGTCGCCGGCCACCTGGAGTATCGGGATGACCTTTTCATCGATACCCACGGCACACCTGTCAAAACGGAGGTGTGGGATCTGTTGCGTCAGGTGATGGCGCGAAAAAGAGTGCCCGTCATGCTTGAGCGCGATCACAACATACCGCCGTTGGACGCACTGATGAAAGAGTTTGCCACGATGAAGGAGATACATGATGGCGTATGAGACGATGCAGCGCTTTTTCGAAGCTATCAGAGAAGGGAGGGCGGCGGAGTATCGGCATGGCGATATCTACGAACAGCTTGTCCGGTACCGTTTCGATGAAGCGCTTGGAAGCACCTTCCCCCGTTTTCGGTCCCGTATCGGCGAGGCTCGGTGGACAAAACTGCTGCGTCGGTTTATCGCTTCCGGTTCGGCGCACTCCCCATTTGTTTGGCAGATGGCTTCAGATTTCAGACAATCCGTCCAAAAAGGTATAGACCGGCCGCTGCGGCATCTGCTTTGGTTCGAATGGCAGGAAGTGGCCCTGACACGCCTGACTATGCCCAAACGGCGGAAAATCGCAAAAGTCGATTTTTCGAAACGTTACCGTCTGGGCAAACGAGCCAGACTGAAAAAGCTCGTCTGTGATGTGTCCGATGAAGACAATCGGCAGATCGGGGTCTACTGGACACTGGTGTGGCAGACTTTTTCCGGTGAAAGTGCCTGGATGCGCCTGACACCCTTCATGGGCGAGCTGCTCGCTGCATGCGATGGCAAAAATCGTCTCGGGAAAACGGTTGGAACGATATCCCCGAGATTTCGTATCCGACCGGGTGATGCCCGCGATATTCTCAAAGAGGGATTGTTGCCGCTGCTGGCATCGAATATCGTCGTTTGAGGTATAATGAATCCATGAAAGTTCTGCTGCTTGAAGATGATACCATGCTGGGCGAGCTGATCGCCGACCATCTTGGCGGAATGGGTCATGAAGTGGAGCATTATGTCGATGGTGAGGAGGCGGAGGAGGCAATTTTGCAAGGCCGTTACGATCTGCTGCTTCTGGATGTCAATGTCCCAGGTATCGACGGATTCGAACTGCTCGCTTCGATGCGTGAACGCAAAGATATGACGTCGGCGGTTATGATTACGTCGCGCAATACCAGTGCCGATTTGAAAGAGGGTTTTGACCTCGGTTGCGACGACTACATCAAAAAACCTTTCGAATTTGCCGAACTCGATGCCCGAATCGAACATATCGTACGAATCTACGGTCTGAGAAAGAGTGAACCGATTGCTTTGGGTGGCGATACCTTTTTCGAACCGGCTGCCCACCGCCTTGTAGTCGCCGGAGAAGCGGTACCGCTGACCCCCAAAGCTTCCGAAATCCTTCACTACCTCTACAAAAACGCCGGGCGCATTGTCTCCCGGGAGGAGCTGGTCGGGAGCCTTTGGGCTTACGATGAGTCGCCTTCTGATGCGACGCTTCGAAGCTACATCAAAACCCTGCGCAAGTATGTCTCCAACATCGTGACGGAAAGGGGGGTGGGCTATGGCTTTGAACCCGGATGAGAGACGTTCGCTTTTTCGCTTTATGAGCGTCTACCTGGGTGCGGGGCTGGTCATCGTCGTAACTTTCTCCTTTCTTTTCTATCGGATCGATTCCGAATCGATCCGAGACCGGACGCTCTCTGGTCTTCGCATGACGGCGATGACGATTTCCGCTTCTGCCGTAGCGGCCCAGATGCAGGGCAAACCTTTTAAAATTCCCGAAACGTCCTGCTGTGAATACCTTCTGCTGGATGGTTCGAAAAAGCCCATTGTCGGTTCTCTTTCGGAACCTTTCGATCTAAAGAGAGAGTTTTACGTACAAAACGGGTGCGCCCACTATATCGACCGCAGCGCCCACGGCCATATGAATATCGAATATATCGTATTACGAGACTGCACCTACGGAGAAAAGATCCGAAACTGCGCCCTTCGTGTTATCGTCATGGGGTTGGCGGCCTACCTTTTCCTGGTACTGGTGGGATGGTACCTGGGGCGACTGTTTCTCAAGCCGATGCGCGAAAAGATCGAGGCGATGGATCGCTTCATCAAAGACAGTACCCACGAACTCAACACACCCGTCACCACCATGCTTCTGGCTCTTCAGAAGATCGAGTCCAAAGAGTGCAAACCGGTCTATCTGAAAGCACTGCAGATGAGCGGCCGGCTGATCGCACGTGTCTACGAAGATCTGACTTTCATGCTGCTGCAGGACAAACGTGTGAAGAAGGATCATCTCCGGAATGTCGATGTCGCGAACGTGGTGAAAGAGAGTGTCGAATTCTTTTCAATCCTGGCCGAACGGAA
This genomic interval from Hydrogenimonas urashimensis contains the following:
- a CDS encoding putative iron-sulfur cluster-binding metallochaperone → MIDKSDKKQYPTKHECRNPQQAENPVCPQCGKAAQTVPAVTLKYLLKSEAKAALETLEGFRFCKTSECGVVYFRDDIILWEDDLTVPVGIKEGTIPAMLCYCFGWSREKMADEIARTGKSHALEEIKARIKDSGCCCKILNPSGRCCLADIELALDTV
- a CDS encoding copper-translocating P-type ATPase, with amino-acid sequence MKRRFIVSVIVTVPILVLSPMIQGWFGFSLQIPYREAIIFILSTFVYIYGGKPFLSMTIEEIKSKKPGMMTLISMAISVAYFYSAMSLVMPGGKEFFWELATLIDIMLIGHYIEAKSVLGAANALQDLVKMMPKTAMRVSPDGTLKEVSVDVLHKGDTILVRPGEKIPADGRVVEGESMTDEAFLTGESKPVYKKVGSDVFMGSTNLDGAMRITITKSGKESYLSQVIELVKEAQSSRSKTQDLANKAAGWLFYGAVGTGAVTFAVWSAIASPMDAVLRSVTVLIIACPHALGLAVPLVVAISTSLAAKRGILIRNRQAFETLRTIDAICFDKTGTITEGRLDVSDVIAKDDKSKLLAMAAAIEQNSEHIIAKAIVNHAKEAGITPQTAENFMAFPGIGAKASVQGHTVMVGGPQLLSKESLKLPETLKSFESSESTKVWVAVDGEVIGVILLTDSIRETSVEAIAALKELGIETWMLTGDNEAVAREVAETCGIDHYRANLLPDEKLRLIRKIQQDGKTVAMVGDGINDAPSLLTADIGIAIGAGTDIAIESADIILTQSDLMSVVHAIRLSLATTKKMVQNLWWASGYNIVAIPLAAGVMAPWGVIIDPAVGAILMSVSTVVVALNAQLLKKA
- a CDS encoding FixH family protein, which codes for MQNKIKTVLVAMVAAAITLHAAAFQKEVKYRSMKVVMISDKPLTVGNNHLKLEVLKSGKPLQNAKVALKIFMPAMPGMPYMESKTIAKPTGGGTYEATFNAAMGGTWQVHIFITTPASKKYRLKTSLNL
- a CDS encoding NAD(P)-binding domain-containing protein, producing the protein MDEKMHNLVIVGAGPAGIATAVESYILGIRDILLLEKDENHNATIRKYYKDNKRVDKDWKGQKVELDGNIYFVDGTKESTLDFFDQVLDHHSVELRTHTEVQKIVKKDDHFEVIVPGGAIKSRYVVVTIGRMGKPNKPDYKIPPSIRKRVHYTLDACGLGEKVLVVGGGDSAIEYAVDLAHKNDVTICYRRQTFRRANPTNQRDIANAIAHGEVRPYLGVDIEGLEESEDGKVRVLFTERDPETFDRVIYAIGGTTPSGFLQSSGIRVEDGKPVHDENYMTDIPGLYVAGDITQESGGSIALGLNHGYAIAHHIMAHIKNCPECKPLPIVE
- a CDS encoding TolC family protein; this encodes MMRPLLFWLLFALFAEATTLRQLIDSALAKHPSLQAIEERIAASDYALKRAKNFDNPLLGLSVNNLRLDDFTNRSLEPMQTQAVTITQKFPWFGKRDAKEAIEAAKKAMLFATKEAAEAVLVSRIRQTAYDLWKIDRLIDLTKKTMALTRQNVDLYEAYTASGESGKAHMGIMSAELVLTRLRVTLAKLRAERSKRLALLSYLAFQKIDDLRIDLPQKALPSLDRLIKRIDRSPDLQTRIAQKAIVDKRLAFDKLRTAIDPVVKVGYYHRESYEDYLSVGVGFALPIYGTERSIVEERRARLLARQSEVIDTRQKLLAELEKLHAKARSASEVARLIEKESLPKIDHMFDLIRSDIAAGGDLYKFVDLVEQKLNLQAQMIEAKADYYRTVAQIDATLGEKR
- a CDS encoding copper resistance system multicopper oxidase; this translates as MSKMTRRTFLQSAAVATLLYGVSPTRSLADGGENDGIGATTGSPSILKGNTFHLTIDRTVVNITGKPAIATTVNGTMPGPTLVWREGEEVTIHVTNRLPVSTSIHWHGIILPPEMDGVPDISFDGIAPGETFTYCFKVKQHGTYWYHSHSGFQEQTGLHGALVILPRNPGDEPFEYDRDYVIALSDWSDEKPESIYRKLKIQSDYYNFNQRTVGDFFHEVAEKGFVEAFKARKMWNEMRMSDRDLSDVTAYTYTFLMNGRTDAQDWHALFRPGEKVRLRFINQSAMTIFDVRIPGLKMRVVAADGNPVQPVDVEEFRIAVAESYDVIVEPEEGSYCLFAQSIDRSGFVGGTLSSRNGVRAKRPPMEKPQSLTMADMGMGGWRSTGGMSHETMKMDHGKMKMDMPHKTPWPVTPLPMRKGVAWTMTAMDPRYRLDDPGVGLRHNGRRVLTYADLRNYRSTADDPKPDREIVLHLTGNMERYIWAINGIKYADAQPLRFHYGERLRITFINDTMMPHPMHLHGMWSDLETGDDTRLVRKHTVLVQPGAKISYRVTVDARGSWAYHCHMLYHMLGMFRKVEVV
- a CDS encoding efflux RND transporter periplasmic adaptor subunit, which produces MKKWLIGTLLLPLSLLAEQPSVEQLFNVQTTQVKKETIRFSKTFYGLFVADEERIVNVSPRFDGYVVKLYKKSLYAPVKRGEPLAKVYAPAVFKAKEEYLNALRYAKKAPARGMVASARRKLQLLGVSKSEIDRVKRHRKADPLTQIYAPANGYLFEKHILEGGAFKSKSPLFRIVGLSRIRVEAKVSESDIVPVMQAKSFRITTRSLPKTFVGKHPYLYPRIEPETALATVRLDVANPEKRLIPGMFATVRAETAPKTVLVLPRTAVIRKMGRWFVFKAGEFEGEYEPVEVTVRPIDHDRFAILSGVKEGDEVVNKALFLIDSDAQINGLFQ
- a CDS encoding thioredoxin family protein, with the translated sequence MKKMVLVAMIALSSLFAADFEWAKSYENAKQIAAKENKLVFVMFSQETCRMCNYMKEKVFEDEDLANFIALHFVPVDIDINKEKIPEGFRVMGTPTFYIVKPDGEHVGRAIIGGAKAKPFMHRLESYLKR
- a CDS encoding copper resistance protein B, which encodes MKKLLISTMLAASLFAEMNDDPLRATLLADRLEWQATDGDPVAWDVAAYAGYDIDKIYFYSEGAVQSDETESENELLYSRAVTPFWDLQGGLEMDTAGSERKVWGVLAIQGLAPYFIDTRIRLKISDEAVGVNFDFEYEALLTQRLILTPRIEMEAYSDDVPALGIGSGFSLLAMGLRLRYEFVREFAPYVGVEYLNGFGDTKKVYGMKEDTRFVAGVRFWF